The following are encoded in a window of Vicinamibacterales bacterium genomic DNA:
- a CDS encoding glutamine--tRNA ligase/YqeY domain fusion protein produces MTPPTKGPTGAPGTPDKDTGSTPPLDFIRTIVAADLVNQKHDGPIATRFPPEPNGYLHIGHAKSICLNFGVAADYRGTCNVRFDDTNPTKEDVEYVNAIQDDIRWLGFDWGKHLYYASDYFERLYGYAVRLIERGKAYVDDLSAEQIREYRGTLIAPGRESPYRDRSVEENLDLFARMRAGEFPDGSKVLRAKIDMASGNMNMRDPTLYRIRRATHHRTGNQWYVYPMYDFTHALSDSIEQITHSLCTLEFEDHRPLYDWVLTETEVTCHPQQIEFARLNLSYTVLSKRQLLVLIEKGLVFGWDDPRLPTLVGMRRRGLPPKAIRTFCDRIGMAKRKNVVDVAVLEHAVREELNQTSPRVMAVLRPLKVVIQNYPEEKIEEVDLLNNPENPDAGTRKVPFSRVLYLERDDFSEDPPKKFFRLAPGREVRLRGAYFITCVDVVKNGQGEIVELRCTYDPTTRGGASPDGRRVKATLHWVSVEQALTAQVRLYDRLFVDEHPGENRDFLEAINPGSLEVINTCRVEPSVASMAPGDRCQFERLGYFCVDPDSSDGQLVFNRTVSLRDVWAKIARTMKASG; encoded by the coding sequence ATGACCCCACCAACTAAGGGGCCCACTGGTGCGCCAGGCACCCCCGATAAGGACACGGGCTCAACCCCACCGCTCGATTTCATTCGTACGATCGTTGCTGCCGATCTCGTCAATCAGAAGCATGACGGTCCTATAGCGACTCGGTTTCCGCCTGAACCCAACGGTTACCTCCATATCGGTCACGCCAAGTCAATCTGCTTAAATTTTGGGGTCGCAGCGGACTACCGAGGCACCTGTAACGTGAGGTTTGATGACACGAACCCCACGAAAGAGGACGTTGAATACGTTAATGCTATTCAAGACGATATCCGTTGGCTTGGTTTTGATTGGGGTAAGCACCTTTACTATGCTTCGGACTATTTTGAGCGGCTGTATGGTTATGCTGTGCGCCTCATCGAAAGGGGTAAAGCTTACGTCGACGATCTTAGTGCTGAGCAGATCCGTGAATACCGTGGCACGCTGATCGCGCCGGGTCGGGAGAGCCCATATCGCGATCGATCGGTTGAAGAGAACTTGGACTTGTTTGCCCGAATGCGTGCCGGCGAGTTTCCGGATGGGTCGAAAGTGCTGCGCGCCAAGATTGACATGGCATCCGGCAACATGAACATGCGTGATCCGACCTTGTATCGAATTCGACGTGCAACACACCATCGGACGGGTAATCAGTGGTACGTGTACCCGATGTACGACTTCACGCACGCATTGTCAGATTCGATTGAACAGATCACGCATTCGCTGTGCACGCTCGAGTTTGAGGATCACCGACCACTCTACGATTGGGTGCTTACTGAGACCGAGGTGACATGTCACCCTCAGCAGATCGAATTTGCCAGATTGAATCTGTCCTATACGGTACTCAGTAAACGCCAGCTCCTAGTGCTTATTGAGAAGGGGCTGGTTTTTGGATGGGACGATCCGCGCCTGCCGACCTTGGTGGGGATGCGTCGCCGAGGGCTTCCGCCGAAAGCCATCCGCACGTTCTGTGACCGGATCGGGATGGCTAAGCGGAAGAATGTAGTTGATGTTGCAGTACTTGAGCATGCTGTACGGGAAGAACTAAACCAGACATCGCCTCGCGTGATGGCGGTCCTGCGGCCACTCAAGGTTGTGATCCAGAACTACCCGGAAGAAAAGATAGAAGAGGTGGACCTTCTTAACAACCCTGAAAACCCTGATGCAGGCACCCGCAAGGTCCCGTTTTCTCGGGTTTTGTATTTGGAACGTGATGATTTTTCTGAGGATCCGCCGAAAAAATTTTTTCGGTTGGCACCTGGTCGTGAAGTCCGTCTCCGAGGCGCTTACTTCATCACTTGTGTCGACGTTGTGAAGAATGGTCAGGGTGAAATTGTTGAACTACGGTGCACCTACGACCCAACCACCCGTGGTGGGGCGTCTCCAGACGGCCGCAGGGTGAAGGCGACGTTACATTGGGTTTCAGTCGAGCAAGCCCTAACGGCTCAGGTGCGGCTGTACGACCGTCTATTCGTCGATGAACATCCTGGGGAAAACCGCGATTTCCTTGAGGCGATCAATCCTGGTTCCTTAGAAGTAATCAACACGTGCCGCGTTGAGCCGAGCGTGGCGTCTATGGCACCGGGAGACCGATGCCAGTTCGAACGTCTTGGGTATTTCTGTGTCGATCCAGATTCTTCGGACGGCCAACTTGTGTTCAATCGCACCGTGTCACTCCGCGATGTGTGGGCGAAGATTGCGCGGACGATGAAGGCGAGTGGTTAA